TCGCCATAGGCCACAAATGCCGCGATGGTTGCACCTGCACCGGGGACTGCTCCAACCAATGCTCCGATCGCTCCACCTTTAAATATATTTTTACGAATTGCCCATATTTCACTAATCTTTGGTAATTTGCTTGAGAATGTTTTTACGGCTGTTTTTATACCGGTGTCTTTTTCAATATTCAAAAAAATTTCCCCAAGAGCAAAAAGACCAATGAGAGCCGGAATAAAAGAAAATCCGTCAAAAAGCTCTGTGCGCCCAAAAGTAAATCGAGGATGAGCATTTATAATGTCTAACCCAACGGTCATAAATAATAAACCTAATGCAGTACTAAAAAATGCTTTTGTCCGATTCTTTGATTCCATAGATGCCACAATTGTGAGCCCGAAAATAGCAAGTGAAAAGAAAGCCGGAGGTCCAAATTTTAATGCTATTTTTGAAATTGGAAAGGAAAAGAAAATCAAAATGAGCGAACCGGTAATCCCACCCATAACATTGGCAAGCAAACTTGTGCCAAGTGCTCTGCCCGGTTGACCCTGTTGAGTTAGCGCATAACCATCCATAGCAACGGCCACTGCGGCAGGCGTTCCCGGCGTATTAATTGCAATGGCTGTGATTGTTCCGCCGTAGGCACAAGACGTATAAATCGAGACGAGGAATACAATCGCAATTAGAGGATCCATACCAAACGTAAATGGGACCATGAGTGCAAGTCCAGTGGAAGCAGAAAGTCCCGGCATAACACCTACAAAAATTCCGATAGTAATCCCAATCATTATGACGGTGCCCGGCTGCCACCATGGAATTGTTTCTGTTCCTAAAAGGGCAGAAAATCCGGAAAGAAGATTTGCTAATAATTCCATTAGAATAAATTCCCCGCTGGCAATGGAACTTGAAGTACTTTATAAAAAATGCCATACATAAATAAAATAACGACAGCACTTGTTAATAATATCGTTTTCATTTCTTTGTGCTTGAGAACCATCATTCCGGCAATCAGCATGAAAGCGGTTGCAGGTAAAAATCCGATAAATGGAATAATGATAACATACCCAATCAGGATGCTTGTTAATGTCAATACCAACCGAACTTGCCCGGGTTTTGGTTTTTTTGATATAGATTTCAATTGGGTTAAAATTAATAACGAAACAATTGCTAAAAAGAGCGCCCAAACTTGTGGCACGGTTGCAGCACCTACGGATGTTCCTGTACGAGGATTTGGGAAATATTGACTGATATATGTGAAAGAGATTGCGATTGAAAGACCAATACCAGCGATGAAGGGAACATTTGATTTTTCAATTTCTTTTTTTTGTGTATAAAAATAAATGATTGATGAAATAATAACAATGGTTGCTATAAAAAAGAGAATTGGCATCGGGGCTGTTTGAGGCTCTTTTCCAACGGAAAACCCCGCTTTTGTTAAATACGATTTTGCTGATTCTGCATCTTGAGTAACCATGTTTTTGAAAGCTCTATTTTTGATAAAAACACTTTGAACCCCGGTGGTTTGAATAAATTGTTTCCAAGCGGGATCGTTGCTGACTTTTCCCAATAATTCTTCGAGATAAGATATAATTTGCGGATCTGTCCCTTTTTTAACGGCGAAACCACGCCACATCACATCGGTTGTTAGGTCAATTCCATATTCTTTAAATGTGGGTGCATCAGGAAAAGTTGGATGCCTTTCTGGACTCGCGATTGCAGCAATTGTTAAATTTTCGGTACGCCCAATAATATCTTCAGGATTTCCCACGTACACATGATTATGTTTTCCCATCACGGACGCAATGGCAGGACCTCCACCACCGTAAGGAATCCATTTCGCACTGATTCCTGCCTTATCCCATATTTTCACTGCCATCAGGTGATCTAATGAACCGCTTCCGGGGCCGCACCATTTCTGTTCATTTGGACTGGCTTTAGCATGTGCTAAAATTTGATCCAAAGTTTTAATATCAGAATGTTTATTGGTGATGATCGCTTCGGGTGAAATGGTGAGACAGGCAAGATAATCAAAATCGTCTAAGCCGAAACCGATATCGGTGGTTTGGATTGGAGCAAGGTAAGCAGCAGGGAAGGCGAGGATTGAATATCCGTCAGCTTTTTCATTATATACATTTGCCAAAGCAAGTAATCCGGAACCGCCCGGTTTATTTACTACCACAAAAGATTGGTCAGAGATTTGTCCTGCAATTTGAGCGAATTGCCGTGCCATCAAGTCCACAGCGCCGCCGGGTTTTGTGTGGACGATGATTTTTACGGGTTTATTTGGATATTCAGCTGATACAAAACTGAAAATCAATAAGCTGAAAACTAATATATAAATGACACGATTAAACATAAATGGTAAAAATGATGATTTTTTTTCAAAAATAGTTCCTTTGCTGAAATATTTGTATTGCTGGACGAATAGATTATTGATTATCCATCAATCTACTAATTCATTATTTTTACCATGTTGTATAGGGATTTTTCAGCAGCATCATGTTGTAATATTTTGTTTGCCCCGTGACTTCTTCACCAATAAAATCCGGCTTGTCGAATTCCTGTTCTTCACTTTCCAATTCGACCTCTGCTACAACCAAGCCGTCGTTTACGCCGTGAAATTCATCCACTTCCCAAATCAATCCGCCATGTTCATATTTATACCGTGTTTTTTCAATGAGTGGTTGATCGCAAAGAGAGAGTAGATGGTCTGCATCCGGAACGGGGATTTCCGTTTCGAATTCATAACGACTCATTCCACTTGCGCTCCCCATTCCTTTGATGGTCAGAACCCCTTTTTTTGATCCGTCTTTTTCAACAGTTCGAATTCGGACAGCTCGTTCTTTTTCCGGCTGTAAATAGCCTTGTCGCATAGTGGTTCCGCTCATGCCGTCGGGTAATGATGTGATTAAAAACTTTCTTTCAATTTCATTCGCCATAATTTATCCTCTATTAATTTGCTAATGGTTTGTCAATCCAGCCGATGACACGCTTGATTGCCTGAAGGTAATTGATGTTTTCGATACCGTCGAGTCCAACGTCTGACATAGTTTTTTTAATATCATCCAGTTCGGTTGATTCAGAATTGATAGACATGACTTTTGCACCGTTGATTTTCACATTTCCTACTTCGCAAATTGTGTCATTCACCATGTAGCCAAATCGTTCTTTAATAACACTGACGGCTTGCAAATCTGGATGACTTTTTACCATCGCCAGGAATTCATCGTGCGTGTATTCAGTCTTGTCGAAAGTTGGAATCTCAACTTGGAATGCAGGGAAAATATCACTTTTCAAAAAATCAACGGTAACGGGAAATTCTGTTTTTGTTAGTGGATTCCATTGCTCCAGTCCATCTACTGTTTGAACATAGGTTTTGATATCCATTTTCCCGTCACGAATTTTTGTATTATTTATATCATTTGTTCGTGACATGATATAGGTCTCGGGTGAGTTGCGAACCCAAAGTTTTTC
This region of Candidatus Neomarinimicrobiota bacterium genomic DNA includes:
- a CDS encoding C4-dicarboxylate ABC transporter permease, with protein sequence MELLANLLSGFSALLGTETIPWWQPGTVIMIGITIGIFVGVMPGLSASTGLALMVPFTFGMDPLIAIVFLVSIYTSCAYGGTITAIAINTPGTPAAVAVAMDGYALTQQGQPGRALGTSLLANVMGGITGSLILIFFSFPISKIALKFGPPAFFSLAIFGLTIVASMESKNRTKAFFSTALGLLFMTVGLDIINAHPRFTFGRTELFDGFSFIPALIGLFALGEIFLNIEKDTGIKTAVKTFSSKLPKISEIWAIRKNIFKGGAIGALVGAVPGAGATIAAFVAYGEAKRTSKDPDKFGTGSLEGIAAPSAAAGASEGGALVPLLTLGIPGSAATAVMIGALTLHNITPGPELFSNNAQLVYALFASLPLGIGFMLIIGYLGTKIWVKLIAAPKAILLPVIIAIAFIGSYAVKNTMFDVYVCLAFGILGWILRRNSFPTAPMVLAMILGKMAETNFRQALLAEDSWTIFFTNPLSLGLLILAFLSLFIPLYKERKMKKIKSNI
- a CDS encoding CYTH domain-containing protein, which produces MANEIERKFLITSLPDGMSGTTMRQGYLQPEKERAVRIRTVEKDGSKKGVLTIKGMGSASGMSRYEFETEIPVPDADHLLSLCDQPLIEKTRYKYEHGGLIWEVDEFHGVNDGLVVAEVELESEEQEFDKPDFIGEEVTGQTKYYNMMLLKNPYTTW